A segment of the Lentimicrobiaceae bacterium genome:
TTGATGATTTTGCTGGAAACTACTTTTCTGACCGTCAGCGGATCTGTTGCCGGCGGAGTTTTGTCGGCAGTTACCATCTTTTTTACCAGCCGTACAGGAATTGATTTTTCATCAGTGGGAGGCGATTCTTTGAGTGATTATGGCTATGAGGCCATTGTTTACCCTTCTCTCTTTCCCGAATTTTTTGTAAACATTGTCATCCTTGTTTTGCTAACGTCAATTCTGTCAGCTCTTTATCCGGCATACAAGGCGCTGAAACTGAAACCTTCCGAGGCAATCAGAAAAGATTAAAATTCAAGTACACTAAAATCTGAAATGATGAAAATTATCAGCACCCGCAATCTTACGAAAATATATAATCACACAGTGGTGCCTGTAAAAGCACTTGACAATGTGAATCTCGAGGTTGAGGAAGGTGAATTTACGGCCATTGTCGGGCCTTCAGGAAGCGGAAAAACCACATTGCTCAATATGCTTGGTGGCTTGGACAAGCCTTCTGATGGGAAAATATTCATTGATGAAACTGATATAACTTCAATGAAAGAAAGCAAACTGATTGATTTTCGCTTAAAGAACATCGGTTTTGTTTTTCAGTCTTACAATCTCATTCCTGTACTTACTGCCATTGAAAATATCTCTTTTATCATGTTGTTGCAAAAGTATCCTAAAGATAAAATGGAACAACGGGCCAGGGTCTTGCTCGAACAGGTTGGGCTAACCGATAAAGCAGATGTTCGTCCTCAGCAACTTTCGGGAGGCCAGCAGCAAAGGGTGGCAGTGGCACGTGCACTGGCTTCAAATCCACGATTTGTTCTGGCCGATGAGCCAACTGCAAATCTCGACACGCAATCGGCTTTCAATTTACTTGATATCATGCTTGAGCTAAATAAGAATGAACATATTACCCTCTTGTTTTCAACTCACGATCAGCGGGTAATTGACAAGGCCAGAAGAGTTATTACACTTGTTGACGGGGCTATTGCAAATGACGAGAGATTTGAACGATAAATTACAAAAATGAAAGTGAAACGCAATTGGAATACGTGTTGCAGGTGTATGTCAGTTTTGCGCCATTTGCTTAAATATCTCTTTGTCTTCATCCTTTATATCTTTTTTGTTTCTGTTCCTGCATACAACCAGGTTGTTGATAGCACAACAAAAGTGGTAAGCGTCAACGGATATGTTAAGGAGTTGCCTTATCTGCAGTTTGTCAATAACAAAACCACTACATTTAACAATATTCTGAACTTGCGTTTGAATTTTGCCGTCAATATCTCTAATTCAACAAATATACATCTTGAGATGCGTAACCGGTTGATGTTTGGAGATACTGAATGGGGGACTGGTCAAATCCTGAAATCATTGCAGCAAAACAATGGATGGATAAACCTGGGGGCAGCTGCACCGGTGGGCGGCAGCAGAGCAGTAATACATACGATGGCTGATCGCCTTTTCTTTGAGCACAATGCCGGTAAGTGGCAAATCCGGGCGGGCCGGCAACGCATAAACTGGGGCATAAA
Coding sequences within it:
- a CDS encoding ABC transporter ATP-binding protein, which gives rise to MKIISTRNLTKIYNHTVVPVKALDNVNLEVEEGEFTAIVGPSGSGKTTLLNMLGGLDKPSDGKIFIDETDITSMKESKLIDFRLKNIGFVFQSYNLIPVLTAIENISFIMLLQKYPKDKMEQRARVLLEQVGLTDKADVRPQQLSGGQQQRVAVARALASNPRFVLADEPTANLDTQSAFNLLDIMLELNKNEHITLLFSTHDQRVIDKARRVITLVDGAIANDERFER